The following nucleotide sequence is from Achromobacter spanius.
GTTTCGCCCGGCCCCGTCAGCACGTTCAAGACGCCCGGCGGAATGCCCGCCTCGATCGCCAGCGCCGCCAGGGCCAGGGTGGTCAGCGACGTTTCTTCGGCTGGCTTGACGATGACCGAGCAGCCGCTGGCCAGCGCGGGAGCCAGTTTCCACGTGGCCATCAGCAGGGGAAAGTTCCAGGGCAGCACCGCCGCCACCACGCCGATGGGTTCGCGCACGACCATCGCGCAGTCTTCCTGCCCGGTCGGGGCCACGTGGCCGTAGCTCTTGTCCACCAATTCGCCGTACCACTGAAAGATCGCCGGCACTTCCTGCGTGATCTCGCGCAGGCAGTCCCGAATGGGCTTGCCGCTTTCCAGGCTTTCCATGACGGCCAGCTTGACGCCATCACGGCGGATCAACGCCGCCAGCCTCAGCAGGGCTTCCTTGCGTTGCTCCGGTGCGCAGCGCGACCAGGCGCCGCTGCGGAACGCCGAGCGCGCCGCCGCCACCGCGCGGTCCACGTCTTTTTGACCGCAATGGGCCAACGTGCCGAGCACGGCGTCGGTGGCGGGGTTGCTGGTTTCGATCAGCGCTCCGTTATCGGACGCCGACCAGTCGCCGTCGATAAAGGCGCGGTCGGGCAAGCGCAGGCCGGCGGCCATGCGTTGTAGTTCTGCATGGCTGGGAAGGGGCAGGGCGGGTTCGGACATCATTGCTCCAGGAATTAGATGGCCGCGTAGGGGCGTGAATACGCTCCACGCAGGAAACGGTCGGCCGAGAACGGCGCCAGGTCGGTCTTGGGTTCGGCGCCTCGGGCCAATGCGGCAAGCGTGCTGCCGACCGCGGGACCCAGGCCGAATCCGTGTCCGGAAAACCCCGTGGCGATGATCAGGCCGCGAGCCGGCCAGGCGGCATCGATCACCGGCAGCGCGTCCGGCATGACGTCGATGTTGCCAGCCCAGGACTTGACGATTTCAACGGGGGGCATCCGCGCGAACAATTCCGCGAACCGCTTGCGGTTGTCGCGCACGCGATGCGTGTTGGGGGCGATGTCCGGATCGCGGGGCTTGATCGCCCAATCCGATTTCGGCACCGACAGCCGGGTGTACAGGTCATTGACGAAGGGCTTGCCCAAGCGGAACGAAAAGCCCTTGTGGTTGCGCACCACTTCACGCAGGAAATAATGCGAGGCGCGCAAAGAGTCCAGCGTCAGGTCGATATCGGTGCCGGCATCTGTGGCGATGATGCAGGACCCATCGGGCCGCTGACGCAAGCCCAGCCCGTAGCCCACGAAGCAAGGCAGGCCCATGGCGGGCAGCGGCGCTGTCAGCGATACGGTGCTGCGTACGACCTTCTGCGGCAGTTTCACATCCAGCGCCTGCAACAGGCGAAAGGTCTGCGCGCCGGCCGCGCAGATGACGATGGGGGCGCGCACGCTGCCGTGTTCGGTCTGCACGCCGCACACGCTGCCGCCCGCGACGTCCAGGGCGCTGACGCCGCAATCTTCCAGCACCACGGCGCCGGCGCCGATGGCCGCGCGGGCAAAAGCCAGGGTCGCCAGGGTGGGTTCGGCCTGGCCATCCGATTCGGCGATGATGCCGCCTTCGGTACGCCGGGACACCATCGGAAACCGCGCCGCGATCTCGTCGGGACTCAGCATGCGCGTGTCACTGACCCGGCCTCCGGCCTCGGCAAGCCAAGCCTGGTAGGACCGGCGCTCGGACTCGTCGGCGCACAGGAACAGGCAGCCGCTGCGCATCCAACCTGTCTCGTGGCCCAGCTCTGCCCGCAAGCCGGGCCAAAGCGACAGCGCCTGCGCCGCCAGGGGCAGCTCGGCCGGGTCTCGGTAGAGCGACCGCACAAAGCCCCAATTGCGTCCCGACTGCTGCGAGGCAATGCGGTTCTTTTCCAGCAGCACCACTTTCAGATTGGCGCGAGCCAGATACCAGGCGGCGCTGCAGCCCATGATGCCGCCGCCGATGATGACCACGTCGGCCGTGGCGGGCAGGGGCTCGGCCCTGTCCAGCAGGCGCGACACCGCGTCGGCCGGCGCATGGTGCAACAGGTTAAGCGGTGGCATCGACGATGGCGTCCATGTCGATCTCGACCCGGATGGCGGGATCGAACAAGCCGGCCTGCACGGTGGTGCACGCGGGATCTATGCCCCGAAACGCCGCCGCGTACACGTCCATGACGGCGTCGTAGTCTTCGGGCCGGGCGATATAAATACGCACCCGAACCACATCGCGCAGCGACGCGCCCGCCTGCTGGAAGGCATGCTGCGCATTACGCAGGATCTGCTCGGTCTGCGCCTGGGCGCCGTCGGCCAGCACGTCGGCGACATAGTCGTAGCCGGTTGTGCCGGACAGGCGGATGTGGCCGTTCAACGCGACGGCGCGCGCATAGCTGTAAGTGCGTTCATACTCGCTGCCGGAGTAGATGGCTTTGCGGCTGCCGTGTTGGCGGGTGTTGTCGTTCATGTGGGTGTTC
It contains:
- a CDS encoding Rid family hydrolase — protein: MNDNTRQHGSRKAIYSGSEYERTYSYARAVALNGHIRLSGTTGYDYVADVLADGAQAQTEQILRNAQHAFQQAGASLRDVVRVRIYIARPEDYDAVMDVYAAAFRGIDPACTTVQAGLFDPAIRVEIDMDAIVDATA
- a CDS encoding NAD(P)/FAD-dependent oxidoreductase; translation: MPPLNLLHHAPADAVSRLLDRAEPLPATADVVIIGGGIMGCSAAWYLARANLKVVLLEKNRIASQQSGRNWGFVRSLYRDPAELPLAAQALSLWPGLRAELGHETGWMRSGCLFLCADESERRSYQAWLAEAGGRVSDTRMLSPDEIAARFPMVSRRTEGGIIAESDGQAEPTLATLAFARAAIGAGAVVLEDCGVSALDVAGGSVCGVQTEHGSVRAPIVICAAGAQTFRLLQALDVKLPQKVVRSTVSLTAPLPAMGLPCFVGYGLGLRQRPDGSCIIATDAGTDIDLTLDSLRASHYFLREVVRNHKGFSFRLGKPFVNDLYTRLSVPKSDWAIKPRDPDIAPNTHRVRDNRKRFAELFARMPPVEIVKSWAGNIDVMPDALPVIDAAWPARGLIIATGFSGHGFGLGPAVGSTLAALARGAEPKTDLAPFSADRFLRGAYSRPYAAI